The proteins below are encoded in one region of Neoasaia chiangmaiensis:
- the gcvP gene encoding aminomethyl-transferring glycine dehydrogenase: MKTTVTLWPQHDADAFATRHNGPRPAEVAAMLRTLGVDSLEALIEETVPAAILDRRDSGIGEGLTETEALAKLHAMADRNVVMRSMIGQGYHDTILPAVIQRNILENPAWYTAYTPYQPEISQGRLEALLNFQTLVRDLTGLDIANASLLDEATACAEAMALAQRVARSKANAFFVDADTHPQTLSVLRTRAEPLGWELVVGDPATDLDPTAVFGALLSYPGSSGQARDFRDVIATLHDAGAIAALTCDPLALVLLESPGRLGADIAIGSMQRYGVPMGFGGPHAGYMAVRDAYKRYLPGRLVGVSRDSRGNPAYRLALQTREQHIRREKATSNICTAQVLLAVIASMYAVYHGPDGLRAIARRVHRLAAVLADGLHALAVKVETTAFFDTITVDAGDSAPLVLDRARKAGINLRDIGAGRLGIACDETTTADEIKALWRCFCPDDARLAALEGKLTARDRLPEGLVRGKDYLAHPVFHAHRSETDLLRYMRRLSDCDLALDRTMIPLGSCTMKLNATAEMIPITWPGFGRIHPFAPADQTQGYAALFAYLERALCAVSGYDAVSLQPNSGAQGEYAGLLAIRAYHRARGDLERDICLIPASAHGTNPASAQMVGMRVVVVGCDAAGNVDLADLDTKLAQHAGRVAAIMITYPSTHGVFEEGVVELCEKVHAAGGQVYLDGANMNAQVGLSRPGLYGADVSHFNLHKTFCIPHGGGGPGMGPIGVKAHLAPYLPGRPEAGAEHAVSAAPFGSASILPISAAYIMMMGDAGLRRATEIAILNANYIAHRLEEHYPVLYRGSRGRTAHECIVDLRPLKDRVGVTVDDIAKRLIDHGFHAPTVSFPVAGTFMIEPTESESQMELDRFCDAMIAIRQEIAAIERADIALDASPLRHAPHTVADLAGEWDRAYDRATGCFPGGPTAAKYWSPVNRLDNAWGDRNLVCSCPDISEYAEAAE; this comes from the coding sequence ATGAAGACGACCGTGACTCTCTGGCCCCAGCACGACGCCGACGCTTTCGCCACCCGCCATAACGGCCCCCGCCCCGCCGAAGTGGCCGCCATGCTCAGGACACTGGGCGTGGACAGTCTCGAGGCGCTGATCGAGGAGACCGTCCCCGCCGCCATTCTGGACCGGCGGGACAGCGGGATCGGCGAAGGGCTGACGGAAACCGAAGCGCTGGCGAAACTGCACGCCATGGCGGACCGCAACGTCGTCATGCGCTCGATGATCGGACAGGGATATCACGACACGATCCTGCCCGCCGTCATCCAGCGCAACATCCTTGAGAACCCGGCCTGGTATACGGCCTACACCCCTTATCAGCCCGAAATCAGCCAGGGCCGGCTGGAAGCGCTGCTGAACTTCCAGACACTGGTGCGCGACCTCACGGGTCTGGACATCGCCAACGCCTCGCTGCTCGACGAAGCCACGGCCTGCGCGGAAGCCATGGCGCTGGCGCAGCGCGTCGCCAGATCGAAGGCCAACGCCTTCTTCGTCGATGCCGATACGCATCCGCAAACGCTCTCGGTCCTGCGCACCCGTGCGGAACCGCTGGGCTGGGAACTGGTCGTCGGCGATCCGGCAACCGATCTCGACCCCACCGCCGTCTTCGGCGCGCTGCTGTCCTACCCCGGCAGCTCGGGCCAAGCGCGCGACTTCCGCGACGTGATCGCGACGCTGCACGATGCCGGCGCCATCGCGGCCCTCACCTGCGATCCGCTGGCGCTTGTCCTGCTGGAATCGCCCGGCAGGCTGGGGGCGGACATCGCCATCGGCTCGATGCAGCGCTACGGCGTGCCGATGGGCTTCGGCGGTCCGCATGCCGGCTACATGGCCGTGCGGGACGCCTATAAGCGTTACCTCCCGGGCCGCCTGGTCGGCGTCTCGCGCGACAGCCGCGGCAATCCGGCCTATCGCCTCGCGCTGCAAACGCGCGAGCAGCATATCCGCCGCGAAAAGGCGACCTCCAACATCTGCACCGCGCAGGTGCTGCTGGCCGTCATCGCCTCGATGTATGCCGTCTATCACGGCCCCGACGGCCTGCGCGCCATCGCCCGCCGCGTGCATCGCCTTGCCGCCGTGCTGGCGGACGGCCTGCACGCGCTGGCCGTCAAGGTCGAGACGACCGCGTTCTTCGACACGATCACCGTCGATGCGGGCGATTCCGCGCCGCTGGTGCTGGATCGCGCCCGCAAGGCCGGCATCAACCTGCGCGATATCGGCGCAGGCCGTCTGGGCATCGCCTGTGACGAAACGACGACCGCCGACGAGATCAAGGCGCTCTGGCGCTGCTTCTGCCCGGACGATGCGCGACTGGCCGCGCTGGAGGGCAAGCTGACCGCCCGTGACCGCCTGCCGGAGGGACTCGTGCGCGGCAAGGACTATCTCGCGCACCCGGTCTTCCACGCCCATCGGTCCGAAACCGATCTGCTGCGCTACATGCGCCGCCTGTCGGACTGCGATCTGGCGCTGGACCGCACGATGATCCCGCTCGGCTCCTGCACGATGAAGCTGAACGCCACGGCGGAGATGATCCCCATCACCTGGCCGGGCTTCGGGCGGATCCATCCCTTCGCCCCGGCAGACCAGACGCAGGGCTACGCGGCGCTTTTCGCCTATCTCGAACGCGCGCTCTGCGCCGTGAGCGGCTACGATGCCGTCTCCCTGCAACCCAATTCCGGCGCGCAGGGCGAATATGCCGGCCTGCTGGCCATTCGCGCCTATCACCGCGCGCGGGGCGACCTCGAACGCGATATCTGCCTGATCCCGGCCTCCGCCCACGGCACCAATCCGGCCTCGGCGCAGATGGTCGGCATGCGCGTCGTGGTCGTCGGCTGCGATGCCGCCGGCAACGTCGATCTGGCGGATCTGGATACCAAGCTCGCGCAACATGCGGGCCGTGTCGCCGCGATCATGATTACCTACCCCTCCACGCACGGCGTGTTCGAGGAAGGCGTGGTGGAACTCTGCGAAAAGGTCCATGCCGCCGGTGGCCAGGTCTATCTGGACGGCGCGAACATGAACGCCCAGGTCGGGCTGTCGCGCCCCGGCCTGTATGGCGCGGACGTCTCGCACTTCAACCTGCACAAGACCTTCTGCATCCCGCATGGCGGCGGCGGCCCCGGCATGGGCCCGATCGGCGTGAAGGCGCATCTCGCGCCCTACCTGCCGGGTCGCCCGGAAGCGGGCGCGGAGCATGCCGTCTCCGCCGCGCCGTTCGGTTCGGCGTCCATCCTGCCGATCTCGGCCGCCTACATCATGATGATGGGCGATGCCGGCCTGCGCCGCGCCACGGAGATCGCCATCCTGAACGCGAACTACATCGCGCATCGGCTGGAAGAGCATTACCCCGTCCTCTATCGCGGCAGCCGGGGCCGCACGGCGCATGAGTGCATCGTCGATCTCCGCCCGCTGAAGGACCGGGTCGGCGTGACGGTGGACGATATCGCCAAGCGCCTGATCGACCACGGCTTCCATGCGCCGACCGTCAGCTTCCCGGTGGCGGGCACCTTCATGATCGAGCCGACGGAATCCGAAAGCCAGATGGAACTCGATCGCTTCTGCGATGCGATGATCGCCATCCGGCAGGAGATCGCGGCCATCGAGCGCGCGGACATCGCGCTGGACGCCAGCCCGCTGCGCCATGCACCGCATACCGTCGCGGATCTAGCCGGCGAATGGGATCGGGCCTACGACCGCGCCACGGGATGCTTCCCGGGCGGCCCGACGGCGGCGAAATACTGGTCGCCCGTCAACCGACTCGACAACGCCTGGGGCGATCGCAACCTCGTCTGCTCCTGCCCGGACATCTCGGAATACGCCGAAGCCGCCGAATGA
- a CDS encoding histidine kinase famiy protein: MTDRTNREDSTALNSVTGDRSAPLTRSSDIFFAAVETTRMPMIVTDPHTPDNDIVFANRAFLAMTGYDAHEIIGQNCRFLQGPDTDPGTIQAIREAIASRTEIATEVLNYRKNGATFWNALFISPVYDPQGELLYFFGSQLDVSRRRDAEDALHQAQKMEALGQLTGGIAHDFNNLLQVMTGYQELNIQALERGRLDPQRLLRNVRHANDAAQRAARLTQQLLAFSRKQRLEGRALNANESIRGMHALIDRTIGEHADIELDMAEDLWNCRLDNSQFEVALLNILINARDAMANTARKRVTITTSNHKIAEKHARDPLAPGRYVRIAITDTGCGMPEGVRQRVLDPFFTTKGEGRGTGLGLSMVYGFVRQSGGTVIIHSRENEGTTIEMLFPVVDQASFTPAINALPEMNLQGHETILIVEDRADVGDLAESFLEDFGYNTLRAENAEEALHQLRSEAEIDLLFTDLIMPGSMNGVMLAREARHLRPTISCLLTTGYARASLEREDAGGAEFDVIDKPYRKQDLGRKVRHILNSIGGVS, translated from the coding sequence ATGACGGACAGGACGAACAGGGAAGACAGCACGGCGCTGAACAGCGTCACCGGTGACAGAAGCGCGCCACTGACGCGATCCAGCGATATCTTCTTTGCTGCCGTCGAAACGACGCGCATGCCGATGATCGTGACCGATCCGCACACGCCGGACAACGATATCGTCTTCGCCAACCGCGCCTTCCTTGCCATGACCGGCTACGACGCGCACGAGATCATCGGCCAGAACTGCCGCTTCCTGCAAGGCCCCGACACCGATCCCGGCACGATCCAGGCCATTCGGGAGGCCATCGCGAGCCGCACCGAAATCGCCACGGAAGTCCTCAACTACCGCAAGAACGGCGCCACGTTCTGGAACGCGCTGTTCATCTCCCCCGTCTACGACCCGCAAGGCGAACTGCTTTATTTCTTCGGCTCGCAACTCGACGTCTCCCGTCGGCGCGACGCCGAAGACGCCCTGCACCAGGCGCAGAAGATGGAGGCGCTCGGCCAGCTGACCGGCGGCATCGCGCATGATTTCAACAATCTGCTGCAGGTCATGACCGGTTATCAGGAACTGAACATCCAGGCCCTGGAGCGCGGCAGGCTCGATCCGCAGCGCCTGTTGCGCAATGTCCGCCATGCCAACGATGCCGCCCAGCGTGCCGCCAGGCTGACGCAGCAACTGCTCGCCTTCTCGCGCAAGCAGCGCCTGGAAGGTCGTGCACTCAACGCGAATGAAAGTATTCGTGGCATGCATGCGCTGATCGACCGTACGATCGGGGAACATGCCGATATCGAACTGGACATGGCGGAAGACCTCTGGAATTGCCGCCTGGACAACAGCCAGTTCGAAGTCGCCTTGCTCAACATCCTGATCAACGCGCGCGACGCGATGGCGAATACGGCGCGCAAGCGCGTGACGATCACCACATCGAACCACAAGATCGCCGAAAAACACGCGCGCGATCCCCTGGCGCCCGGTCGCTACGTCCGGATCGCCATTACCGATACGGGGTGCGGCATGCCCGAAGGCGTTCGCCAGCGGGTGCTCGATCCGTTCTTCACCACCAAGGGCGAGGGCCGGGGCACGGGCCTTGGCCTGTCGATGGTCTACGGCTTCGTCCGGCAGTCCGGCGGCACCGTGATTATCCATTCGCGCGAGAATGAAGGCACGACGATCGAGATGCTTTTTCCCGTCGTCGATCAGGCCAGCTTCACGCCGGCGATCAACGCGTTGCCGGAAATGAATCTCCAGGGCCACGAGACCATCCTGATCGTCGAGGACCGCGCGGATGTCGGCGACCTTGCCGAATCCTTCCTGGAAGATTTCGGCTACAACACGTTACGCGCCGAAAACGCGGAGGAAGCGCTCCATCAGCTGCGCAGCGAGGCCGAGATCGATCTCCTGTTCACCGACCTCATCATGCCCGGCTCCATGAACGGCGTGATGCTCGCCCGCGAGGCACGGCACCTGCGCCCGACGATCTCCTGCCTCCTGACCACCGGCTACGCCCGCGCCTCCCTCGAGCGCGAAGATGCGGGCGGCGCGGAATTCGACGTGATCGACAAACCCTATCGCAAGCAGGATCTCGGCCGGAAGGTGCGGCATATCCTCAATTCCATCGGCGGCGTCTCCTGA
- a CDS encoding energy transducer TonB, giving the protein MGRKPPRREPRLFAPRDRETAVHQPAPGGRERLIGAFVPAFLGYRRLKPTTAGLMKPQVIEDSGIATVLAASVALHAMLLALIALESARHAHGTPQGQQQPQVEMMFDAPPAKSGMAGPHTDNPGGQTNPVPTQNPSAQQRAESEEKESAQSAESRPTPATPTPEAPTAPPIPQAPSAELPAPTPEVSHVTPGTAPSGRNTTAHTHAQHHAAHRSHSSSNNPFANPMNLSFGEAPAPTRQRRGRYGGSGAPIDMSLGPLVTNGQLNAPYTTHNSIRGVSEDYGSEIDRWIRSHMYYPEDAIHNGEDGPSSVHVVLDRSGHVKTVRLTGQSGSYSLDAATTGMFQNAKLPPVPPDMKGDHFDIDLTINYILIRR; this is encoded by the coding sequence GTGGGTCGTAAGCCGCCCCGGCGCGAGCCGCGGCTGTTCGCGCCGCGGGACCGGGAGACGGCTGTGCATCAGCCGGCGCCCGGTGGGCGGGAGCGGTTGATCGGCGCGTTCGTGCCGGCGTTTCTGGGATACCGACGGCTGAAGCCCACCACGGCTGGGCTGATGAAGCCGCAGGTGATCGAGGATTCCGGTATTGCGACGGTGCTGGCGGCGTCCGTCGCGCTGCATGCCATGTTGCTGGCGCTGATCGCGCTGGAAAGTGCGCGTCATGCCCATGGCACGCCGCAGGGCCAGCAGCAGCCGCAGGTCGAGATGATGTTCGATGCGCCCCCGGCCAAGAGCGGCATGGCCGGGCCGCATACGGACAATCCGGGCGGCCAGACCAATCCGGTGCCGACGCAGAACCCTTCCGCGCAGCAGCGTGCCGAGAGCGAGGAGAAGGAATCCGCGCAATCCGCCGAGTCGCGCCCGACTCCAGCAACGCCGACGCCCGAAGCGCCGACCGCGCCGCCGATCCCGCAGGCGCCGTCCGCCGAGTTGCCGGCGCCGACGCCCGAGGTCAGCCATGTCACGCCGGGGACGGCGCCTTCAGGGCGCAACACGACGGCGCATACGCATGCGCAGCATCACGCGGCGCACCGTTCGCATTCGAGCAGCAACAATCCCTTCGCCAACCCGATGAACCTGTCTTTCGGCGAAGCGCCCGCGCCGACGCGCCAGCGCCGTGGCCGTTATGGCGGCTCGGGCGCGCCGATCGACATGTCACTGGGTCCGCTGGTGACGAACGGCCAGCTGAATGCGCCGTATACGACGCATAATTCGATCCGTGGCGTGAGCGAGGATTACGGTAGCGAGATCGACCGCTGGATCCGCTCGCATATGTATTACCCGGAAGACGCGATTCATAACGGTGAGGACGGTCCGTCCTCCGTGCATGTGGTTCTGGACCGTAGCGGCCATGTGAAGACGGTGCGTCTGACCGGGCAGTCAGGGTCCTATTCGCTGGATGCGGCCACCACGGGCATGTTCCAGAACGCGAAGCTGCCGCCCGTGCCGCCGGACATGAAGGGCGATCACTTCGATATCGACCTGACCATCAACTATATCCTGATCCGGCGCTGA
- a CDS encoding DNA-3-methyladenine glycosylase family protein, with protein MHDVFPAHDPALKQCLSTDPDLAALLERIGPCRLRGDDGMAPYEALLRAITGQQLHARAAQAILGRVKTLAGGDFPTPDQLLTLPDADWRSCGLSAAKLAAMRGVAQARLDGLVPSRQDADGMSDDELIGRFVTLRGIGRWTVQMLLIFTLNRPDVMPVDDFGVRAGWRKIKRLEAMPSPGVLYKATLGFSPYRSALAWYLWRASEEGKAVQNPLTG; from the coding sequence ATGCACGATGTCTTTCCCGCCCATGATCCCGCATTGAAACAATGCCTGAGCACCGATCCGGATCTCGCGGCCCTCCTCGAGCGCATCGGTCCCTGCCGCCTGCGCGGCGATGACGGTATGGCGCCCTACGAAGCCCTGCTGCGCGCCATCACGGGGCAACAACTGCACGCCCGTGCCGCACAGGCCATCCTCGGGCGCGTCAAGACGCTGGCGGGCGGCGATTTCCCGACACCGGACCAGCTTCTCACCCTGCCGGACGCCGACTGGCGCTCCTGCGGGCTTTCCGCCGCCAAACTGGCCGCCATGCGCGGCGTCGCGCAGGCACGCCTGGACGGGCTGGTGCCCAGCCGGCAGGACGCCGACGGCATGTCGGACGACGAACTGATCGGGCGTTTCGTCACCCTGCGCGGCATCGGCCGCTGGACGGTGCAGATGCTGCTGATCTTCACCCTGAACCGCCCTGACGTCATGCCGGTGGACGATTTCGGCGTGCGGGCCGGATGGCGCAAGATCAAACGGCTGGAGGCGATGCCCTCACCCGGCGTCCTATACAAGGCAACGCTCGGCTTCTCGCCCTATCGCTCGGCACTGGCATGGTATCTCTGGCGCGCCTCGGAGGAAGGAAAGGCCGTGCAGAACCCACTGACCGGTTGA
- a CDS encoding zinc-dependent alcohol dehydrogenase family protein: MFAMRLNSPHTPLEPVDLPDPEPGPGEIRVRIGACGVCRTDLHVVDGDLTHPALPIIPGHEIVGRIDRLGENVTSLHIGQRVGIPWLGHTCGHCYYCTHEEENLCDHPIFTGYTRNGGYATMTVADARYAFPLGEKGEDTDLAPLLCAGLIGWRALSKAGDGRNIGLYGFGAAAHIIAQVLRWQGRHFYAFTRPGDTRTQDFARSLGAVWAGGSDELPPEPLDATMIFAPVGPLVPAALRAVRKGGRVVCAGIHMSEIPAFSYDDLWEEREIVSVANLTRQDGLDFLHLAPEIGIRTQTTRYTLKDANQALDDLRHGRFEGAAVLVP; the protein is encoded by the coding sequence ATGTTCGCAATGCGCCTGAATTCGCCGCACACCCCGCTGGAACCCGTGGACCTCCCGGACCCCGAACCCGGCCCGGGCGAAATCCGCGTCAGGATCGGTGCCTGCGGCGTCTGCCGGACGGACCTGCATGTCGTGGACGGCGACCTCACCCATCCGGCCCTGCCCATCATCCCGGGGCATGAGATCGTCGGCCGGATCGACAGGCTGGGCGAGAACGTCACATCGCTGCACATCGGCCAGCGCGTGGGCATTCCCTGGCTCGGCCATACCTGCGGCCACTGCTATTACTGCACGCATGAGGAGGAGAACCTCTGCGATCACCCGATCTTCACCGGCTACACGCGCAATGGCGGTTACGCGACCATGACCGTCGCGGACGCGCGCTACGCCTTCCCGCTCGGCGAGAAAGGCGAGGACACCGATCTCGCCCCCCTGCTCTGCGCCGGGCTGATCGGCTGGCGCGCGCTGAGCAAGGCCGGGGATGGCAGAAATATCGGCCTCTACGGCTTCGGCGCGGCCGCGCATATCATCGCGCAGGTCCTGCGCTGGCAGGGGCGCCACTTCTATGCCTTCACCCGCCCGGGCGACACCAGGACACAGGACTTCGCCCGCTCGCTCGGGGCCGTCTGGGCTGGCGGATCGGACGAACTACCGCCGGAGCCGCTGGACGCCACGATGATCTTCGCGCCCGTCGGGCCATTGGTGCCAGCCGCCCTGCGTGCCGTGCGCAAGGGCGGTCGCGTCGTCTGCGCGGGCATCCACATGAGTGAGATTCCGGCCTTCTCCTACGATGACCTGTGGGAAGAACGCGAGATCGTCTCCGTCGCCAACCTGACACGACAGGACGGGCTCGATTTCCTGCACCTCGCGCCGGAAATCGGCATCAGGACGCAAACCACGCGATATACGCTCAAGGATGCCAATCAGGCGCTGGACGATCTTCGCCATGGGCGGTTCGAAGGCGCAGCCGTGCTCGTTCCCTAG
- a CDS encoding SDR family oxidoreductase → MTDHPSAPFDTPLQDRIPGQTALMTPKPDHGEESYRGSGRLADKVAIITGGDSGIGRAVAIAFAREGADVAISFLPEEMDDAKETASWIEKAGRRALLLAGDVKDRTVCREIVEKTVAEFGKLDVLVNNAAFQIERDSLDEVSEDEWDETFATNSGAVFRLTRHAVRHMKPGASLIHTVSVNADQPKPKLLAYSATKAAIQNFSGGIATLLGERGIRSNTVAPGPIWTPLIPATMGGEHVRQFGADSPLGRPGQPSELAAPYVMLASDEASYISGATIAVTGGVPVI, encoded by the coding sequence ATGACCGATCATCCCTCCGCCCCGTTCGACACGCCGTTGCAGGACCGTATTCCCGGCCAGACAGCCCTGATGACTCCCAAACCCGACCATGGCGAGGAGAGCTATCGGGGATCCGGCAGGCTTGCCGACAAGGTGGCGATCATCACGGGTGGTGATTCCGGCATCGGGCGTGCCGTGGCGATTGCCTTCGCCCGGGAAGGCGCTGACGTGGCCATCTCCTTCCTGCCGGAGGAAATGGACGACGCGAAGGAAACCGCATCCTGGATCGAGAAGGCAGGGCGCCGTGCGCTGCTGCTGGCGGGCGATGTGAAGGACCGCACCGTCTGTCGCGAGATCGTGGAAAAGACGGTGGCCGAGTTCGGCAAGCTGGATGTGCTGGTCAACAACGCTGCCTTCCAGATCGAGCGCGACAGCCTCGACGAGGTCAGCGAGGACGAATGGGACGAGACCTTCGCCACCAATTCCGGTGCGGTGTTCCGTCTGACGCGTCATGCCGTGCGGCACATGAAGCCGGGCGCTTCGCTGATTCATACGGTCTCGGTCAATGCCGATCAGCCCAAGCCCAAGCTGCTGGCCTATTCCGCGACCAAGGCGGCGATCCAGAACTTCAGCGGTGGCATTGCGACATTGCTGGGCGAGAGGGGCATCCGCTCCAACACCGTGGCGCCGGGGCCGATCTGGACGCCGCTGATTCCGGCGACGATGGGGGGCGAGCACGTCAGGCAGTTCGGCGCGGACAGTCCACTGGGCCGCCCGGGGCAGCCGTCGGAACTGGCGGCGCCGTATGTCATGCTGGCGAGTGACGAGGCGAGCTATATTTCCGGCGCGACCATCGCGGTGACCGGCGGCGTGCCGGTAATCTGA
- a CDS encoding SulP family inorganic anion transporter codes for MTFARYRAQWAYSPLREVLAGMVGTFALIPEVIAFSYIAGITPATALYASFVISVAIAITGGRPGMISGAAGSVALVAAALVHQHGAQYMLLATLLAGFMQIVFGVLRLHVLMRFVSREVRTGFVNALAILIFSAQVPQMLHVTWHTYVLIAAGLVIIYLLPKISSAIPSPLICIVILTAITMWFPMPVHTVSDLGALPTGLPSLTLPHVPWTLETLGIVLPYAIAMASVGLLESLMTAGVVDDATNTHGDPRMESSGLGISNVLVGLFGGIAGCGMIGQTVGNLRYGGQGRLSTFTAGAFLLLLMVVLHRYVAQVPMAALVAIMIMVSISTFSWTSLRELTRHPRLSSLTMLVTVAVVVATHDLAAGVAVGVLLSGVFFSWRVMGLLKVEKHTSGSADLYIVRGQVFFASADVLLDAIDFQTPSRVVAIAVNEARFWDITAVETLEKIVGKLRDRGIDVSVEGLTREQHGIIENQSEEPLLAM; via the coding sequence GTGACGTTTGCTCGATACCGCGCTCAGTGGGCCTATAGCCCGCTGCGCGAGGTGCTGGCCGGTATGGTCGGCACCTTCGCCCTGATCCCCGAAGTCATCGCCTTCTCCTACATCGCCGGCATCACGCCCGCGACGGCGCTTTACGCCTCGTTCGTCATCAGCGTGGCCATCGCCATCACCGGCGGTCGCCCCGGCATGATCTCCGGCGCGGCGGGGTCGGTGGCGCTGGTCGCCGCCGCCCTCGTCCACCAGCATGGTGCACAGTACATGCTGCTCGCCACCCTGCTGGCAGGCTTCATGCAGATCGTCTTCGGCGTCCTGCGCCTGCATGTGCTGATGCGCTTCGTCTCGCGCGAGGTCCGCACCGGCTTCGTCAACGCGCTGGCGATCCTGATCTTCTCGGCTCAGGTGCCGCAGATGCTGCACGTCACATGGCACACCTACGTCCTGATCGCGGCAGGGCTGGTCATCATCTACCTCCTGCCGAAAATCAGCAGCGCCATCCCGTCCCCGCTGATCTGCATCGTCATCCTGACCGCCATCACCATGTGGTTCCCCATGCCGGTCCATACCGTGTCCGACCTCGGCGCCCTGCCGACCGGCCTGCCCAGCCTGACGCTGCCGCACGTGCCATGGACGCTCGAGACCCTCGGAATCGTCCTGCCATACGCTATCGCCATGGCGTCCGTCGGTCTTCTCGAATCCCTGATGACCGCCGGCGTGGTGGACGACGCCACCAACACGCATGGCGATCCGCGCATGGAATCCAGCGGGCTGGGCATCTCCAACGTGCTGGTCGGACTATTCGGCGGCATCGCGGGCTGCGGCATGATCGGCCAGACGGTCGGCAACCTGCGTTACGGCGGCCAGGGCCGCCTCTCCACCTTCACGGCGGGCGCCTTCCTGCTGCTCCTGATGGTCGTGCTGCACCGCTATGTCGCGCAGGTGCCCATGGCGGCGCTGGTCGCGATCATGATTATGGTCTCGATCAGCACGTTCTCCTGGACGTCCCTGCGCGAACTCACGCGCCACCCGCGCCTGTCGAGCCTGACCATGCTGGTCACCGTCGCCGTCGTGGTCGCCACGCACGATCTCGCGGCGGGCGTGGCCGTGGGCGTTCTGCTGTCCGGCGTGTTCTTCTCCTGGCGCGTGATGGGCCTGCTGAAAGTCGAAAAACATACCAGCGGCAGTGCCGACCTCTATATCGTGCGCGGTCAGGTGTTCTTCGCCTCGGCCGACGTGCTGCTGGACGCCATCGACTTCCAGACACCCTCCCGCGTGGTCGCCATCGCCGTGAACGAGGCACGCTTCTGGGACATTACCGCGGTCGAGACACTGGAGAAGATCGTCGGCAAGCTGCGGGATCGCGGCATCGACGTGTCCGTCGAGGGCCTCACGCGCGAACAGCACGGCATCATCGAGAATCAGTCGGAGGAACCGCTTCTGGCCATGTAA
- a CDS encoding host attachment protein — translation MATQDPVLYAVCDGEKARFLRFDGQQLRTFQRFGAHSGETDAIGEVGSIKQPRTDPHAQVKERFAREIAQEINQALQQDSALEGLVLSAPPHVLHDIREHLSKAVAKKLIKSESKDLTNTPDHDLMSHFDRPATGWPQMTP, via the coding sequence ATGGCCACCCAAGACCCCGTTCTTTATGCAGTATGCGATGGCGAGAAGGCGCGCTTCCTGCGTTTCGACGGGCAGCAGCTTCGCACGTTCCAGCGGTTCGGCGCCCATAGCGGTGAGACGGATGCGATCGGCGAGGTCGGTTCCATCAAGCAGCCGCGCACCGATCCGCACGCTCAGGTAAAGGAACGTTTCGCGCGCGAGATCGCGCAGGAGATCAATCAGGCGCTTCAGCAGGACAGCGCGCTGGAAGGGTTGGTCCTTTCGGCACCGCCGCATGTCCTGCACGATATTCGCGAACATCTCTCCAAGGCGGTGGCGAAGAAGCTCATCAAGTCCGAGAGCAAGGACCTGACGAATACGCCGGACCATGACCTGATGAGTCATTTCGATCGTCCGGCGACGGGCTGGCCGCAAATGACGCCCTGA
- a CDS encoding inositol monophosphatase family protein produces the protein MANLIGHVTRAELARIVSIAREAAREVVMPHFRRLGPGDVQSKASALDLVTIADERAEQHITARLLEMWPDALIVGEEACARRADLRKALTDAPLSITIDPIDGTANYAAGVPLFGVMIAVASYGVPLASVILDPLSMEAGVALRGEGAWIDRAGEKLRDLRMAAAAPLSALTGKAAWRNLPTRDTQQADRTLRSVAALWDFRCAAHEYLLTAEGRGHFLLYTRSLPWDHLPGWLMLHEAGAYGARFDGQPYDPGQPGQGLLYAPDRATWSLLHEALALA, from the coding sequence ATGGCCAATTTGATCGGGCACGTCACGCGTGCCGAGCTGGCGCGGATCGTATCGATCGCGCGGGAGGCCGCGCGCGAGGTCGTCATGCCGCATTTCCGCCGGCTGGGGCCGGGCGATGTTCAGAGCAAGGCCAGCGCGCTGGATCTTGTGACGATCGCCGATGAGCGCGCGGAACAGCATATCACCGCGCGGCTGCTGGAGATGTGGCCGGATGCGCTGATAGTCGGTGAGGAGGCCTGCGCCCGTCGCGCCGACCTGCGAAAGGCGCTGACGGATGCGCCGCTGTCGATCACCATCGATCCGATCGACGGCACCGCCAACTACGCGGCGGGTGTGCCGCTGTTCGGGGTGATGATTGCCGTGGCGTCCTATGGCGTGCCGCTGGCCAGCGTCATTCTCGATCCGCTCAGCATGGAAGCGGGCGTCGCCTTGCGAGGCGAGGGGGCCTGGATCGACCGGGCGGGCGAGAAACTGCGCGATCTGCGCATGGCGGCCGCCGCGCCATTATCCGCCCTGACCGGCAAGGCGGCGTGGCGCAATCTGCCGACACGCGACACGCAACAGGCGGATCGCACCTTGCGGAGCGTTGCGGCGCTCTGGGATTTTCGCTGCGCCGCGCATGAATATCTTCTGACGGCGGAAGGGCGCGGGCATTTCCTGCTCTATACGCGTAGTCTGCCATGGGATCATCTGCCCGGCTGGCTCATGCTGCATGAGGCCGGAGCCTATGGTGCGCGGTTCGACGGGCAGCCCTATGATCCGGGTCAGCCGGGGCAGGGCCTGCTTTATGCGCCCGATCGTGCGACATGGTCCCTGCTGCATGAGGCGCTGGCACTGGCATGA